The proteins below come from a single Chryseobacterium sp. MA9 genomic window:
- a CDS encoding TaqI-like C-terminal specificity domain-containing protein: MSDYFRQNGVNTTFLSTESWVILCDIEQAIKTKIEAIGTPLKDWNISINYGVKTGYNEAYIIDGKKKEELIVEDPKSAEIIRPLLRGRDIKRYSYEFADLYIITTFPSLKINIDDYPAVKQHLMSFGYDRLKQTGDRGARKKTNNQWFETQDSINYWEDFYKQKIIYPGIMRIAKSNSLNFPRFTYDESENFFFGNDCYFIIGEHIEYIWLILNSTLLGYLFRYYIYSFDETGFKMFTDYFKNIPIPKPNHTTLNQANDLLHEINMEKIDKWVYSFYNFSEEEVYEIENFVQKLIYEEES, encoded by the coding sequence ATGAGCGATTATTTTAGACAAAATGGAGTAAATACCACTTTTTTAAGTACTGAAAGTTGGGTGATTTTATGTGATATTGAACAAGCTATAAAAACTAAAATTGAAGCAATTGGTACACCACTAAAAGATTGGAATATTAGTATTAACTACGGAGTTAAAACAGGATATAATGAAGCCTATATTATTGATGGAAAAAAGAAGGAAGAATTAATAGTAGAAGATCCAAAATCTGCCGAAATCATACGACCATTATTAAGAGGGCGTGATATTAAACGATATTCTTATGAATTTGCTGATTTATATATAATTACGACATTTCCAAGTCTGAAAATTAACATTGATGATTATCCGGCAGTAAAACAGCATCTTATGAGTTTCGGATATGACAGATTAAAGCAAACAGGCGATAGGGGAGCAAGAAAAAAAACTAATAATCAATGGTTTGAAACCCAAGATAGCATAAATTATTGGGAGGATTTTTATAAACAGAAAATAATATATCCCGGTATAATGCGAATAGCTAAAAGCAATTCATTAAATTTCCCCCGTTTTACTTACGATGAATCTGAAAACTTTTTTTTTGGAAATGATTGTTACTTTATTATTGGTGAACATATTGAATACATTTGGCTTATTTTAAATTCTACGTTATTAGGTTATCTATTTAGATATTATATATATTCATTTGATGAAACCGGGTTTAAAATGTTTACAGATTACTTTAAAAATATTCCAATACCAAAACCAAATCATACTACTTTAAATCAAGCAAATGATTTATTACATGAAATAAATATGGAAAAAATTGATAAATGGGTCTATAGCTTCTATAACTTTAGCGAAGAAGAAGTATATGAAATTGAAAATTTTGTTCAAAAGCTTATCTATGAAGAAGAATCTTAA
- a CDS encoding Eco57I restriction-modification methylase domain-containing protein: protein MKINKLEPQKALNPAYKKFKPLRADIDDFSVKLQECINAINLVDSRNESEEHLKSPISKFLSSTFYSENEINTKERIDLAIYLGKDATSDVGVLIEAKKPSNRAEFPTEKQLNKKAFQEMLLYYLRERVDYKNNNIKHLIITNGFEWFFFNASDFYNLFYKNSELIKEYKAFRDGLKDTIKNELFYNEIAKKYIEQVEDTLPFVYLDFRNKEVSKFKDKELVNIYKLFSDVHLLGKSFGNDSNQLNKAFYNELLHIIGLEEVKESGKKIIQRKKNKEADYGPLLENTIFTLEDKDYLIKVKNIPNTEEKSFTVGLELCLTWVNRILFLKLLESQLRSYNNDSPEYKFLNSEFIPGFDALNEMFFSALAKPIQERHQRYAEKFKYIPYLNSSLFEKSELEDLTFDITALMDEEMEVFSSTVLKNASGKKQTGKLNTLEYLFKFLDAYDFSADASVEINDKQQNKTLINASVLGLIFEKINGYKDGSFYTPGTITMFMCRETLRKSVVQKFKEEIIQTVETFEDVIDYCNTFFKKEDRKKFNEVVNSIRICDPAVGSGHFLVSALNEMIVIKSELGILGDDDGKKLPCTIEIDNDEIYVSDAEGELFSYNRKDPQSLKIQKAIFHEKETLIENCLFGVDINPNSVNICRLRLWIELLKNAYYTDEGELQTLPNIDINIKCGNSLISKFTLNDSLKSAFKSKEIAFSVEDYKQAVKDYKTTNSKTKKREIEDIISTIKNNLKSSLDNKEKEKVSKALGEYQNEEQRQNNLIAFGETIKKAEKDKLKKLKLKAEQAKKQKEEILNNVIYRNAFEWRFEFPEVLDNDGNFTGFDVIIGNPPYIQLQKMGVASDALQTLGYETFARTGDIYSLFYELGYNVLKEKGLLTFITSNKWMRAAYGESLRKFFADKTNPEILIDFGGTQIFDTATVDTNILMFSRDKNRQQTLACIVKEKELKNLSDYFRQFAVLTDFSSSESWVVLSSIEKEIKRKIETIGTPLKDWDINIYRGVLTGYNEAYIIDGREKARLIKEDPKSAEIIRPILRGRDVKRFGYDFADLWLINTHNGIKEKNINPIDIENYPAIKKHLDQFYSQLTKRSDKGVSPYNLRNCAYMEDFYKQKIIWGEISDSPKFSIELEGKYINEATTFLMVGESLLYLISFLNSKISEYFFSKIGTTTGVGTVRWKKFTIEQLFVPKICPSLQKQFEDITIQIINNTKNNKDSSSLFKQINSLTYELFEFSDEEIELIENN, encoded by the coding sequence ATGAAAATTAATAAACTCGAACCTCAGAAAGCATTAAACCCTGCATATAAAAAATTTAAACCTTTAAGAGCAGATATTGATGATTTTTCAGTGAAACTTCAAGAATGCATCAATGCTATCAATTTAGTTGACAGTAGAAATGAGAGTGAAGAACATTTAAAATCTCCAATATCAAAATTTCTTTCATCTACGTTCTATTCTGAAAATGAAATCAATACAAAGGAAAGAATTGATCTGGCAATATACTTGGGTAAAGACGCAACTTCTGATGTAGGAGTTTTAATAGAAGCAAAAAAGCCAAGTAACAGAGCTGAATTCCCGACTGAAAAACAGCTTAATAAAAAGGCTTTTCAGGAAATGCTGTTGTATTATCTCAGAGAAAGAGTTGATTATAAAAACAACAATATTAAGCACCTTATTATAACCAATGGCTTTGAATGGTTCTTTTTCAATGCAAGTGATTTCTACAACTTATTTTATAAAAACAGTGAATTAATTAAGGAATATAAAGCATTTAGAGATGGTTTAAAAGACACCATAAAAAATGAACTATTCTATAATGAAATCGCAAAGAAATATATAGAACAAGTAGAAGATACTCTTCCATTTGTATATCTTGATTTTAGAAATAAAGAAGTTTCAAAATTTAAAGATAAAGAGCTTGTTAATATTTACAAGTTATTCTCTGATGTTCATTTACTTGGAAAAAGCTTTGGTAATGATAGTAATCAACTTAATAAAGCCTTCTATAATGAACTTCTTCATATCATAGGACTTGAAGAAGTAAAAGAGAGTGGTAAAAAAATTATCCAAAGAAAAAAGAATAAAGAAGCAGATTATGGCCCATTATTAGAGAATACAATTTTTACCCTTGAAGACAAAGATTATCTTATCAAGGTTAAAAATATCCCTAATACTGAAGAAAAATCGTTTACCGTTGGGTTAGAACTTTGTCTGACATGGGTTAACAGAATTCTTTTCTTAAAATTACTGGAATCTCAATTGAGAAGTTACAATAATGATTCTCCAGAATATAAATTTTTAAATTCAGAATTCATTCCTGGTTTTGATGCTCTGAATGAAATGTTTTTCTCAGCATTAGCAAAGCCAATACAAGAACGTCACCAACGATATGCAGAAAAATTTAAATATATTCCTTATCTAAACAGTAGTTTATTTGAGAAGAGTGAGCTAGAAGATCTTACCTTTGATATAACAGCATTGATGGATGAGGAAATGGAAGTTTTTTCATCTACAGTCTTAAAAAATGCCAGTGGCAAAAAACAAACAGGAAAACTTAATACTCTAGAATATCTGTTCAAATTTTTAGATGCTTATGACTTTTCTGCGGATGCGTCTGTTGAAATTAATGATAAGCAACAAAATAAAACATTAATTAATGCTTCTGTTCTGGGATTGATTTTTGAAAAAATTAATGGTTACAAAGATGGATCTTTCTACACTCCCGGTACAATTACCATGTTTATGTGTAGAGAAACACTAAGAAAATCTGTTGTTCAAAAATTTAAAGAAGAGATTATTCAAACCGTTGAAACATTTGAAGATGTTATCGATTATTGTAATACTTTTTTCAAGAAAGAAGATCGTAAGAAATTCAATGAAGTAGTTAACTCTATCAGGATTTGTGATCCTGCGGTAGGCTCAGGGCATTTCCTCGTTTCTGCTCTTAATGAAATGATTGTCATTAAAAGCGAATTAGGAATTTTAGGAGACGATGATGGAAAAAAACTACCATGCACAATCGAAATTGATAATGATGAAATTTATGTTTCTGATGCTGAGGGAGAGTTATTCAGCTATAACCGTAAAGATCCACAAAGCTTAAAAATTCAAAAGGCAATTTTTCATGAAAAGGAAACCCTTATTGAAAACTGTTTATTTGGTGTAGATATTAATCCTAATTCAGTAAATATCTGCAGACTGAGACTCTGGATCGAGCTCCTTAAAAATGCTTACTATACAGATGAAGGAGAACTGCAAACCCTTCCTAATATTGACATTAATATTAAATGCGGAAACTCACTCATCAGCAAGTTTACATTGAATGACAGTTTAAAGAGTGCTTTCAAAAGCAAGGAAATTGCATTCTCCGTTGAAGATTACAAACAAGCTGTAAAAGACTATAAGACAACCAACTCCAAGACTAAAAAGAGAGAGATTGAAGATATTATCAGTACCATCAAAAACAATCTCAAATCCAGTCTCGACAATAAGGAAAAAGAAAAAGTTTCTAAAGCATTAGGTGAATACCAAAATGAAGAACAAAGACAAAACAACTTAATTGCTTTTGGAGAAACCATTAAAAAAGCAGAGAAAGATAAACTCAAAAAACTCAAACTAAAGGCTGAACAAGCTAAAAAACAAAAAGAAGAAATTCTCAACAATGTTATTTATCGCAATGCTTTTGAATGGCGTTTTGAATTTCCAGAAGTACTGGATAATGATGGAAACTTCACTGGTTTTGATGTCATTATCGGGAATCCTCCGTACATTCAATTACAGAAAATGGGAGTTGCAAGTGATGCATTACAAACATTAGGTTATGAAACTTTTGCCAGAACGGGAGATATTTACAGCTTGTTTTATGAGCTAGGATATAATGTCTTAAAAGAAAAAGGACTTCTAACATTTATCACTTCTAACAAATGGATGCGTGCAGCTTATGGAGAAAGTCTAAGAAAATTTTTTGCAGATAAAACAAATCCTGAAATTCTTATAGACTTTGGTGGAACTCAAATATTCGATACGGCTACGGTTGACACCAATATTTTAATGTTTTCAAGGGATAAAAATAGACAACAAACTTTAGCTTGTATTGTAAAAGAAAAGGAGTTAAAAAATTTGAGCGATTATTTTAGACAGTTTGCTGTTCTTACAGATTTTAGTTCTTCAGAAAGCTGGGTTGTTTTATCATCGATTGAAAAAGAAATTAAAAGAAAAATAGAGACAATTGGTACACCACTAAAAGATTGGGACATTAATATCTATCGTGGAGTTTTAACAGGATATAATGAAGCCTATATTATTGATGGAAGAGAGAAAGCTAGACTTATAAAAGAAGATCCAAAATCTGCTGAAATTATTCGACCTATTTTACGTGGCAGGGATGTCAAAAGATTTGGATATGACTTTGCAGATTTATGGCTAATTAATACTCATAATGGTATAAAAGAAAAAAATATAAATCCCATAGATATAGAAAATTATCCTGCTATCAAAAAACACTTAGATCAATTTTATTCTCAATTAACCAAAAGAAGCGATAAAGGAGTGAGTCCATACAATTTAAGAAACTGTGCTTATATGGAGGATTTTTATAAACAGAAAATAATTTGGGGAGAAATTTCAGACTCTCCAAAGTTTTCTATTGAGTTAGAAGGTAAATATATTAATGAGGCTACTACATTTTTAATGGTAGGCGAAAGCCTACTTTATCTTATTTCTTTTTTAAATTCAAAAATATCCGAATACTTTTTCTCAAAAATTGGAACTACAACAGGTGTTGGTACCGTAAGGTGGAAAAAATTCACAATTGAACAACTCTTTGTACCAAAGATTTGTCCTTCATTACAAAAGCAGTTTGAAGATATAACGATTCAGATCATTAATAATACAAAAAATAATAAAGATTCTTCATCTCTTTTTAAACAAATAAATTCATTGACTTATGAATTATTTGAATTTTCAGATGAAGAAATTGAATTAATAGAAAATAATTAA
- a CDS encoding T9SS type A sorting domain-containing protein produces MKKLSLSAFTLCMFLSISAQEVVWQKDIKSSTQDFLSQVTTTIDQQYLITGSSIQSDKQQASGSKQNNGYDFHLVKLNQQGEEVWEKYFSGQNHDYLSATVTTQDGGFLLAGTSYSGKGLDKKEDSKGGSDIWLIRINEFGDELWQKTLGSSSDEEARAVIQTTDLGFFVAGNVQNSSKGYGSKDILITRIDKNGKELSQLILGGKGLDEVEKMIPTKDGGALLGIYSRSSEVKAGSGKMEAGSSMKIDSYSKDSSNFGEGDYWIVKLDKNGKVEWEKNFGGKGDDHVRTLALTSNGFVIGGESRSERSGNKTVGIEEGTDLWLISLNERGDEQWQKSYNFKNRDILMGMSVISGKQEDGSGKSKGILLGGYTQAEGRIQTDDETFWMLYLDQNGIEQWRKYVKGESRQREERLSDLKLNRDGSIVLAGTSAEELGKENWKIVKLGDKQVDQLIEKYDIKIYPNPVSDYAYVEIGFDFKDADILLYDMSGRQLQSIKTKNRVTKINTQALVQGAYLVTIKSDTNKTANAKLIKK; encoded by the coding sequence ATGAAAAAACTCTCTCTCAGTGCATTTACTCTATGCATGTTCCTGAGCATATCTGCCCAGGAAGTGGTTTGGCAGAAAGACATCAAATCCTCTACTCAGGATTTTCTCAGCCAGGTTACCACAACAATCGACCAGCAATATCTTATCACGGGAAGCTCTATCCAAAGCGATAAGCAGCAAGCTTCAGGCAGTAAGCAAAACAACGGCTATGATTTCCATCTGGTAAAACTGAACCAGCAGGGAGAAGAAGTCTGGGAAAAATATTTCTCAGGACAAAACCATGATTATTTATCAGCAACAGTTACCACGCAGGATGGTGGATTTCTTTTAGCCGGAACCTCTTATTCAGGAAAAGGATTGGATAAAAAAGAGGACTCTAAAGGTGGATCAGATATCTGGCTGATCAGAATCAACGAATTCGGAGATGAATTGTGGCAGAAAACTTTAGGAAGTTCTTCAGACGAAGAAGCAAGAGCTGTGATCCAAACTACTGATTTAGGATTCTTTGTTGCCGGAAATGTACAGAATTCTTCAAAAGGCTACGGCTCCAAAGATATCTTAATTACCAGAATCGATAAAAACGGAAAAGAGCTCTCCCAATTAATCTTAGGCGGAAAAGGCTTAGACGAAGTGGAGAAAATGATTCCAACGAAAGACGGAGGAGCTTTACTTGGAATTTACTCAAGAAGTTCTGAAGTAAAGGCGGGAAGCGGGAAGATGGAGGCTGGAAGTAGTATGAAGATCGACTCTTATTCCAAAGACAGCAGCAACTTCGGCGAAGGAGATTATTGGATCGTAAAGCTTGACAAAAACGGAAAAGTAGAATGGGAAAAGAACTTCGGAGGCAAAGGTGATGATCATGTCAGAACACTGGCATTAACTTCAAATGGTTTTGTCATTGGTGGAGAATCAAGATCCGAAAGATCAGGCAATAAAACGGTTGGAATTGAAGAAGGAACAGACCTATGGCTGATTTCTTTAAATGAAAGAGGTGATGAGCAGTGGCAGAAATCTTACAACTTCAAGAATCGTGATATTTTGATGGGGATGAGTGTAATAAGCGGGAAGCAGGAAGATGGAAGCGGGAAGTCCAAAGGCATTCTGCTGGGAGGCTATACTCAGGCTGAAGGAAGAATACAGACTGATGATGAAACCTTCTGGATGCTCTATTTGGATCAGAATGGTATCGAGCAGTGGAGAAAATATGTGAAAGGAGAATCAAGACAAAGAGAAGAAAGACTTTCAGATTTAAAACTGAACAGAGATGGTTCTATTGTATTGGCAGGAACCAGTGCAGAAGAACTGGGCAAAGAGAACTGGAAGATTGTAAAACTGGGAGACAAGCAAGTTGATCAGTTAATTGAAAAATACGATATCAAAATCTATCCAAATCCTGTTTCCGATTATGCTTATGTAGAAATCGGCTTTGATTTCAAAGATGCTGATATTCTTTTGTATGATATGAGTGGAAGACAGCTTCAGAGTATAAAAACTAAGAACAGAGTGACCAAGATCAATACTCAGGCTTTGGTTCAGGGAGCTTATCTGGTGACTATAAAATCTGATACTAACAAAACGGCGAATGCCAAATTAATTAAGAAATAA
- a CDS encoding DUF6443 domain-containing protein, with the protein MKNNINIIHTGKLKIKKYFSALALALSLSVFAQTTTENYVYSKVSLSEDGSKKSETIQYFDGLGRPKQTIQVKSTPLGQDLVLPVTYDQLGRQTKSILPVPMATTNLGIQNVSEATANTYYGVPNAYSEQKLEASPLARVLETASPGNEWAMNSGHTRKATYEINKNSDKVKKFSFTNSWVSTIAISSVPTVSFYNEKVLVKTSGTDEDGNKTIEFTNGLGHTILVRKVISATENADTYYLYNDYGHLVYVISPKADAQITSNNNIITQQILNDLCYQYKYDNRGRLAEKKVPGKGWEYMVYNKADRLILTQDTVLKEKGQWLFTKYDQLGRVVYTGITNNASSRASMQNSANANANLYETRTATAGLTINGMPVYYTNVSTSTGVTQVLSINYYDTYPQYSFNPAFPSAIFGKPVLKDDLSGNVNTKAMPVMSLVKNIEDDNWTKDYSYYDTKGRPVGGYSINHLGGYTRTESELDFAGVPLQVKTYHKRLNTDTERVITEVFTYDNQNRLLTHTHQVDSNTPEILTQNKYNELSQLVSKKVGGTSAASPLQTVDYTYNIKGWLTRINDPKNLNGRLFGYELKYQNPDNISYTKFNGNVSETDWKTSVDGVLKRYIYSYDVLNRLTAGYYHEPTTSVPANNFYNEEIAYDLNGNITRLQRNMKGSSNTVEYIDNIYYTYSGNRLISASDVTQNFNGYPTGGNQIGYDNNGNMVNQLDKGISSIQYNYLNLTKQITQNSKAINYYYRADGVKIKKSGPAGSNTDYLDGFQYTEGSIKFVQTSEGYFNFENNKYIYNYTDHLGNIRLSYYKNETGIEILEESNYYPFGLKHGISNPSVGNPSYNYKYNGKELQETGMYDYGARMYMPDLGRWGVIDPLAEASRRFTPYHYGNNNPIMFIDPDGRITESFIKGMMSAPSGTTWYNTGIGFTNDQGGSMDYDGNRINWGMDYTRMLMQSVGLSHGGEGGGGEMVIHIPEVIITGSLAIDFGLQMRNRVNAYMNAWNSRGSFYSTRIGEQVLDAKESALGKIWSFLNPRIWNGGDGVSYQVNSDGIATNVAPLMGDLPLSGSGIKNIIQAEANGAYYSIAYEMKLAESSYPGVTRYMHFKEANIALESAMKTNPLLNELGIVIPRSASGSIIGKSPTNWVWHHDIEKGLMQLVPKSQHPNVPGGIFWETMHPGRKGGFSIWGKK; encoded by the coding sequence ATGAAAAACAATATAAACATAATCCATACAGGAAAACTGAAGATAAAAAAATATTTTTCAGCACTGGCTTTGGCTCTTTCTCTGTCTGTTTTTGCACAGACAACGACAGAGAATTATGTCTACAGCAAAGTTTCTCTCTCTGAAGATGGCAGTAAAAAATCAGAAACCATACAATATTTTGATGGTCTGGGGAGACCCAAGCAAACCATTCAGGTAAAATCTACCCCACTGGGACAGGATCTTGTGCTACCAGTTACCTATGATCAGCTGGGAAGGCAGACCAAAAGTATTTTACCGGTTCCTATGGCTACCACTAACCTTGGAATACAGAATGTTTCTGAAGCCACAGCCAATACTTATTACGGAGTACCCAACGCCTATTCCGAACAAAAACTGGAAGCTTCTCCTTTGGCAAGAGTCCTGGAAACCGCAAGTCCCGGAAATGAATGGGCAATGAACTCCGGACATACCCGAAAAGCAACCTATGAAATTAACAAAAACTCAGATAAGGTAAAGAAATTTTCGTTTACCAATTCATGGGTCAGCACGATTGCAATTTCTTCTGTTCCTACCGTTTCTTTTTACAATGAAAAAGTATTGGTTAAAACTTCCGGAACTGATGAAGATGGTAACAAAACTATTGAATTTACCAATGGATTGGGACACACTATTCTGGTAAGAAAAGTCATTAGTGCTACTGAAAATGCAGACACCTATTATCTTTACAACGATTATGGCCATCTTGTCTACGTTATTTCTCCAAAAGCAGACGCTCAGATTACCTCCAATAACAATATCATCACCCAGCAGATTCTGAATGATCTCTGCTATCAGTATAAATATGATAACAGGGGCAGGCTGGCTGAAAAGAAAGTTCCCGGAAAAGGATGGGAATATATGGTGTATAATAAAGCTGATCGGCTTATTCTAACCCAGGATACGGTCCTTAAAGAAAAAGGGCAATGGCTTTTTACCAAATATGACCAATTGGGAAGAGTTGTGTACACAGGAATCACAAATAATGCTTCCAGCAGGGCATCAATGCAAAACAGTGCCAATGCTAATGCTAATTTATATGAAACCAGAACTGCTACAGCGGGACTGACCATAAACGGCATGCCTGTATATTATACTAACGTTTCGACTTCTACCGGTGTTACCCAGGTCTTAAGTATTAATTACTATGACACCTATCCGCAATACAGTTTTAATCCTGCATTTCCATCAGCAATTTTCGGAAAACCAGTTTTAAAAGATGATCTTTCCGGAAATGTAAATACGAAAGCAATGCCCGTCATGAGCCTGGTAAAAAATATAGAGGATGACAACTGGACCAAAGATTACAGCTACTATGATACAAAAGGAAGACCTGTTGGAGGATATTCTATCAATCATTTAGGAGGCTATACGAGAACAGAATCTGAACTTGATTTTGCTGGAGTACCGCTTCAGGTAAAAACTTATCATAAAAGATTAAATACTGATACGGAGAGGGTGATTACAGAAGTTTTCACTTATGATAACCAAAACAGGCTGCTTACCCACACCCATCAGGTAGACAGCAACACGCCCGAAATTCTGACTCAGAATAAGTATAATGAGCTTTCCCAGCTGGTATCTAAAAAAGTGGGAGGAACTTCTGCAGCGTCTCCCCTTCAGACAGTAGATTATACTTATAACATCAAAGGATGGCTTACCAGGATCAATGATCCTAAAAACCTGAACGGAAGACTTTTTGGTTATGAATTGAAATATCAAAACCCTGATAATATTTCCTATACAAAATTCAACGGTAATGTTTCTGAGACCGACTGGAAAACTTCTGTTGATGGTGTACTGAAAAGATATATTTATAGTTATGATGTCTTAAACAGACTTACAGCCGGATATTATCATGAACCTACAACTTCGGTTCCTGCTAATAATTTCTATAATGAAGAAATAGCATATGACCTTAACGGGAATATTACCCGCCTTCAGAGAAATATGAAAGGAAGTAGTAATACAGTAGAATATATAGACAACATTTATTATACCTATTCAGGAAACAGGCTTATTTCAGCTTCTGATGTCACACAGAATTTTAATGGTTATCCAACAGGAGGAAATCAGATTGGTTATGATAATAATGGAAATATGGTTAACCAGCTGGATAAAGGAATTTCTTCCATTCAATATAATTATTTAAATCTAACTAAACAGATTACGCAAAACTCTAAAGCTATTAACTATTATTACAGGGCAGATGGAGTTAAAATTAAGAAATCAGGACCAGCAGGATCAAACACAGATTATCTTGATGGGTTTCAATATACGGAAGGAAGCATAAAATTTGTTCAGACTTCAGAAGGGTATTTCAATTTTGAAAATAATAAGTACATTTACAATTATACAGACCATCTGGGAAATATAAGATTAAGTTACTATAAAAATGAAACCGGAATAGAGATCCTTGAGGAAAGTAATTATTATCCATTTGGTTTAAAACATGGAATATCTAACCCCTCTGTAGGAAACCCAAGCTATAACTACAAATATAATGGTAAGGAATTACAGGAGACCGGGATGTATGATTATGGAGCAAGAATGTACATGCCGGACTTAGGAAGATGGGGAGTTATTGATCCATTGGCTGAAGCATCCAGAAGGTTTACACCCTACCATTATGGGAACAATAATCCGATAATGTTTATAGACCCGGATGGAAGAATTACAGAGTCATTTATTAAGGGAATGATGTCTGCACCTTCAGGTACAACATGGTACAATACAGGGATAGGTTTTACTAATGACCAGGGAGGCTCTATGGACTATGACGGTAATAGAATTAACTGGGGAATGGACTATACCCGTATGCTCATGCAGAGTGTTGGCCTTTCTCATGGTGGTGAAGGTGGCGGTGGTGAAATGGTAATCCATATTCCAGAAGTGATTATTACCGGAAGTCTTGCAATAGATTTTGGGCTTCAGATGCGAAATCGTGTAAATGCATACATGAATGCTTGGAATTCCAGAGGCAGCTTTTATAGCACCAGAATCGGTGAACAGGTATTGGATGCTAAAGAATCTGCTTTAGGGAAGATATGGTCATTTTTAAATCCTCGCATATGGAACGGGGGTGACGGTGTATCATATCAGGTAAACTCTGATGGAATAGCAACCAATGTAGCCCCATTGATGGGTGATCTTCCTCTTAGTGGAAGTGGGATTAAAAATATAATACAAGCAGAGGCAAATGGTGCATATTATTCAATCGCTTATGAAATGAAACTAGCTGAATCATCTTATCCTGGAGTAACCCGATATATGCATTTTAAGGAAGCTAATATTGCATTAGAGTCAGCGATGAAAACAAACCCGCTATTAAATGAATTAGGAATTGTCATACCTAGATCTGCATCAGGATCAATTATAGGAAAATCACCAACAAATTGGGTTTGGCATCATGACATAGAAAAGGGACTTATGCAGCTGGTTCCCAAAAGCCAACATCCTAATGTGCCTGGTGGAATATTTTGGGAAACGATGCATCCTGGAAGAAAAGGAGGGTTTTCAATTTGGGGAAAAAAATAA
- a CDS encoding master DNA invertase Mpi family serine-type recombinase, with protein sequence MIYGYIRVSTDKQTVENQRFEINQFCQHQETIVDKWIEETISGAKNVDDRKLGKLLKKMKKGDILICSELSRLGRNLLMIMGILNECMNRDIQVWTIKDNYRLGSDISSKVLAFAFGLSAEIERNLISQRTKEALARKRAEGVILGRPKGSKSSKTKLTGHEKKIQELLDKKVSYSAIGRILGVHRLTVSSFVSRQESLN encoded by the coding sequence ATGATTTACGGATACATCAGAGTAAGTACAGACAAACAGACAGTAGAGAACCAACGTTTTGAGATCAATCAATTTTGTCAACATCAAGAAACTATAGTAGACAAATGGATTGAAGAAACCATCTCTGGTGCAAAAAATGTGGATGACAGAAAGCTTGGTAAGCTCTTAAAAAAGATGAAGAAAGGAGATATACTGATTTGCTCTGAGCTTTCCAGATTGGGAAGAAATTTATTAATGATTATGGGGATTCTTAATGAATGCATGAATCGGGATATACAAGTATGGACAATCAAAGACAATTATCGATTAGGGAGTGATATTAGCTCAAAGGTATTGGCTTTTGCTTTTGGACTTTCTGCTGAGATCGAAAGAAATTTAATTTCCCAACGAACTAAAGAAGCGTTAGCAAGAAAACGGGCAGAAGGAGTTATTTTAGGAAGACCTAAAGGAAGTAAATCTTCAAAAACTAAACTTACAGGACATGAAAAGAAAATTCAGGAGTTACTTGATAAAAAAGTATCATATTCTGCAATTGGAAGAATCTTAGGTGTACATAGGCTGACTGTAAGTAGCTTTGTAAGCAGGCAAGAGAGCCTCAATTAA